The Alphaproteobacteria bacterium genome segment CCGATTTCGTCTCGATCGGTACCAACGATCTTCTCCAATATTTTTTTGCAAGCGATCGGACCAATCCGCGTTTAGCGAATCGTTACGATGCCCTCTCGCCTAGCTTTCTCAGGCTGCTGAGGAGCATCCGCGAAGCTTGCGACCTAAAAGGAACGCCTGTGGCTATTTGCGGTGACATGGCGGCGAATCCGCTTGAGGCCGTCTGCCTCGCAGGGCTGGGCTTTCGGACGCTATCGGTGCCGGCACCCGCCTATGGTGCTGTCAAGAAAGCCTTGCGTAGCCTCGATTGCGCCGCAATTGCATCCTACATTGAGGGCCGTATGGGGGGCGCCGACCGTTCACTGCGCGACGAAGTAAGACTCTTCGTCCAAGATCGCGGTTTTTCCTTTTAACTATTTGCAAATAGTCAATTTTCTGGTTTACTCACACCCTGTGTGAAGTGTGGAAAACTCCCCCTCGAACGCGTGGGGTGGGTTTTTTCCATAGGTGGTTAGGATGGCGGGACCGTCCGCACAGTTCTGGGCCGTCGGGGGTTATGGGTTTGACAACGGTAGACTGGCGCATCCCTCGATTGGTTTCTGCAGCACCCATTGGTTCGTGTCTCCATGAGGCTCGCCCAAGTGGATCGAACCGGCGAGGGCAGTGATGGCTAGTCAAGATCCTCAGCGTGAGGACTACCCCCCTGTGGAATCTTCCCGGCGCAGGCTTCACCTCCGAGAGGTGCGTTCGGAATCCGGCGATTACGACGGGATCGGCGCCGAACTACGCGCAGCTCGAATTCGGGCGGGCATGGACATCGCGGATATAGGGCAGAAGCTCAGGATCTCCGCCGCCTATCTCGAGTCGATCGAAAAAGGGCAGTTCGACACGCTGCCTGGACATGTTTACGTCATTGGATTCTTGAAGTCCTACGCAAGGTTCCTCGACCTCGACGAAAGCATCGTGGTCGACCGGTTCCGGGCTGAGACGACTGGCCCCCGAAAGGAGGCCAGATTGGCGTTTCCCTCGGCAATGGACCGAGGGCGCATGCCAACCGGACGACTACTGTTAGGGGGCGTTCTTCTCGCGGTTCTCGCCTATGCGGGCTGGTTCGTCTTCACAAGCGAGGAAAGGAGTACGGCCCAACGAGTCGCGCCGATTCCCCAACGTTTGACCGAGGCAACGGAGGCGCCTGCGGCTCTATTGCCGCCACCCACAGCCGAAGAGCCTGTCGATTTGCCGACAAATAATTTGGCTGCTGACCCGGCACCAACGAGCGAAACCTCCGCAGATGCCGTGCCTTCAGGACCGGGATTGCCGGTCCTTGAGGCGGAACAACCGGAATCCCCGCTCGTAGCCGTCGAAACTAACGACTCCCCCGTGCCAGCGGTGGTCGAACCGGATGTGCTAAGCTCATCGCCGACCGCGAACGACACCGACCGCGAGAGTGCTACGGTCGCTGCGGTAGGCGCCCGAACCGCTGCGGAAGACGCGTCGGGTGCGGCATCGGTACCGGCTGTTGCCGCGCCGTTAGCGCAGCCGCCCGCCCCGTCCGACCGCTTGCCAGAATCCAGCCCTGGGGGCGTTTCGGCATCCCCATCGCGGGTTGCTACCGCTGCTTCGCAAACGGGGTCCTCCGGCGATGTCGAAATCAGGCAGTTGGCGGACGCATCGTCCGCGCCGATCGCAGAGACGTCGCCGCCGACCCCCGAACCTATTATCGTCGCGACGCCCGCTGAGCCGGTCGTTGGCGAGCAAGGGGAAACCACCGTCGCCGCACGCGGTCCGGAGACGGCACCGCCGCCGCTCGCCACCCAGATCGACGAGGCCCGTTCCCCGGGGGATGGCGGCTACGTCCCACGTGTCTTTGGGGCGGGTAACGAAAACGCCAGAGTCGTTCTCGTCGCGGAAAACGATAGCTGGGTTCAGGTCCGGGCAACATCGGGTGAACTCCTCCTCACCCGAGTCTTGCGGCCGGGCGACCGATACTTAGTTCCCAACCGTCCCGGTTTGTTGCTCATGACCGGCAATTTGGGCGCGCTCGAAGTCATCGTCGATGGCGCCCCGATCCCGCGGCTTGGTCCGGTGGGTGTCATCGGCCGCGACATTTCGTTAGCTGTAGAGGACCTACGCAACCGGCGCGGTCCAGTCGAGACGGGAACAGGCGAGACCCAGACCGACCCTTGATTCGCACCGCGGTCGGGATGCATAGTCCCCACCATCTCGCCCCTAATGAGTTTAGTCCCGCGCTATGAGCGTCAGGCCCTATCGCGACATCATCCGCCGCGACTCCCGTCAAATAATGGTTGGCAAAGTGCCTGTGGGCGGTGGCGCGCCGATCACGGTCCAGTCGATGACCAATACGTTGACCCACGATGTGTCCGCGACGGTTGAGCAGATAAGACAACTGGAGGCCGCTGGGGCCGACATCGTCCGCGTGTCGTGCCCAGACGAAGAGTCTACGGCTGCGTTGTCTGCGATCGTCGGCCAGGTCAACCTACCGATCGTCGCCGATATCCATTTCCACTATCGGCGCGCTATCGAGGCGGCCACGGCCGGCGCTGCTT includes the following:
- a CDS encoding DUF4115 domain-containing protein, whose amino-acid sequence is MESSRRRLHLREVRSESGDYDGIGAELRAARIRAGMDIADIGQKLRISAAYLESIEKGQFDTLPGHVYVIGFLKSYARFLDLDESIVVDRFRAETTGPRKEARLAFPSAMDRGRMPTGRLLLGGVLLAVLAYAGWFVFTSEERSTAQRVAPIPQRLTEATEAPAALLPPPTAEEPVDLPTNNLAADPAPTSETSADAVPSGPGLPVLEAEQPESPLVAVETNDSPVPAVVEPDVLSSSPTANDTDRESATVAAVGARTAAEDASGAASVPAVAAPLAQPPAPSDRLPESSPGGVSASPSRVATAASQTGSSGDVEIRQLADASSAPIAETSPPTPEPIIVATPAEPVVGEQGETTVAARGPETAPPPLATQIDEARSPGDGGYVPRVFGAGNENARVVLVAENDSWVQVRATSGELLLTRVLRPGDRYLVPNRPGLLLMTGNLGALEVIVDGAPIPRLGPVGVIGRDISLAVEDLRNRRGPVETGTGETQTDP